The following proteins are encoded in a genomic region of Alistipes shahii WAL 8301:
- a CDS encoding sigma-54 interaction domain-containing protein: MTEITTVKQRFGIIGNSPLLDRALEVALRVAPTDLTVLVTGESGVGKEFFPQVIHAYSARKHSKYIAVNCAAIPEGTIDSELFGHEKGSFTGAVEARKGYFEEADGGTIFLDEVAELPHPTQARLLRVLQTGEYIRVGSSKVQKTNVRVVAATNMNLQEAIAQGRFREDLYYRLGTVPITVPSLRERPEDIPLLFRKFAADVAVQYRMPAVTLDDAAREMLKNYYWRGNIRQLKNVAEQISAIEQTRVITSEVLAKYLPPQGGGAPMAAGTMRMDDTMSTERELLYKVLFDMRADINDLKRMISELMKGGVPCPEPVRDVKALLPTTAQSSYVPAVASYPQPPVYAESEEVTDEPPREMTKADMQREQIIRALRRNNGRRREAAAELFMSERTLYRKIKELGIEDNS; encoded by the coding sequence ATGACAGAGATCACCACCGTAAAACAACGCTTCGGCATCATCGGCAACTCCCCGCTTCTGGACAGGGCGCTGGAGGTGGCCCTGCGTGTGGCCCCTACCGACCTGACGGTGCTCGTTACGGGCGAGAGCGGTGTGGGCAAGGAGTTTTTCCCGCAGGTTATCCACGCCTATTCCGCGCGCAAGCACAGCAAATACATCGCCGTCAACTGCGCGGCGATTCCCGAGGGTACGATCGACTCCGAACTGTTCGGCCACGAGAAAGGCTCCTTTACCGGCGCCGTGGAGGCCCGCAAGGGGTATTTCGAGGAGGCTGACGGCGGTACGATCTTCCTGGACGAGGTGGCCGAACTGCCGCATCCGACGCAGGCGCGCCTGCTGCGCGTGCTTCAGACGGGCGAGTATATCCGCGTCGGTTCGTCGAAGGTGCAGAAGACCAACGTCCGCGTGGTCGCCGCCACGAACATGAACCTCCAGGAGGCCATCGCCCAGGGGCGTTTCCGCGAGGACCTTTACTACCGTCTGGGGACGGTCCCCATCACGGTTCCTTCGCTGCGCGAACGCCCGGAGGACATTCCGCTGCTGTTCCGCAAGTTCGCCGCCGACGTGGCCGTGCAGTACCGCATGCCCGCCGTGACGCTCGACGATGCGGCGCGCGAGATGCTGAAGAACTACTACTGGCGGGGCAACATCCGCCAGCTGAAGAACGTCGCCGAGCAGATTTCGGCCATCGAGCAGACCCGGGTGATCACCTCCGAGGTGCTGGCGAAATACCTGCCCCCGCAGGGCGGGGGCGCGCCGATGGCCGCCGGGACGATGCGCATGGACGACACGATGTCGACCGAGCGCGAACTGCTCTACAAGGTGCTGTTCGACATGCGCGCCGACATCAACGACCTCAAGCGGATGATCTCCGAACTGATGAAGGGCGGCGTGCCGTGCCCCGAGCCGGTCCGTGACGTCAAGGCCCTGCTGCCGACCACGGCGCAGAGCAGCTACGTTCCGGCCGTCGCTTCCTATCCCCAGCCTCCGGTCTATGCCGAGAGCGAGGAGGTGACCGACGAGCCGCCCCGCGAGATGACCAAGGCCGACATGCAGCGCGAGCAGATCATCCGTGCCCTGCGCCGCAACAACGGCCGCCGCCGCGAGGCCGCTGCCGAACTTTTCATGTCGGAGCGCACACTATACCGCAAGATAAAGGAGTTAGGAATTGAAGACAATTCCTGA
- a CDS encoding LptE family protein: MRRFRDNFSFFIFRFSLLAIAAVMTGCGVSIKYSLSGASIPPDAKTFSVAYFPNNATMVSPILSSTLTEALVDMFTRRTRLMQVDEGGDFAFEGEIVNYTSTTASVSSDDYALLNRLTITVKVRFTNALDEKMSFNRTFQAYEDYDSTKLLTEVEGELIPQIVDKIVTDIFQAAASNW; the protein is encoded by the coding sequence ATGCGCAGATTCCGAGATAATTTTTCATTTTTCATTTTCCGTTTTTCATTGCTGGCTATCGCCGCGGTGATGACCGGCTGCGGCGTGTCCATCAAATACTCGCTGTCGGGCGCCTCGATTCCGCCCGACGCCAAGACCTTTTCGGTGGCCTACTTCCCCAACAACGCCACGATGGTGTCGCCGATTTTGAGTTCCACGCTCACCGAGGCGCTGGTCGACATGTTCACGCGCCGCACGCGCCTGATGCAGGTCGACGAGGGCGGCGACTTCGCCTTCGAGGGCGAGATCGTCAACTATACCTCGACGACGGCTTCGGTTTCGAGTGACGACTACGCCCTGCTCAACCGCCTGACGATCACCGTCAAGGTGCGCTTCACCAATGCCCTCGACGAGAAGATGTCGTTCAACCGCACTTTCCAGGCCTACGAGGACTACGACTCCACGAAACTGCTTACGGAGGTCGAAGGCGAGTTGATCCCCCAGATCGTCGACAAGATCGTGACCGACATTTTCCAGGCCGCGGCCTCCAACTGGTAA
- the secG gene encoding preprotein translocase subunit SecG, with protein sequence MLYTICIALILVASVLVILAVLVQNPKSGMAANFGASNQVMGVRETTNFLEKFTWSMAIAIVVLSLAATLAMDRGLVADSNLEISKDAKALQERVIESEAAATMPQAEIPSAGQTEQQQAE encoded by the coding sequence ATGTTATACACGATTTGCATTGCCCTGATACTCGTTGCGAGCGTACTGGTGATCCTGGCGGTATTGGTGCAGAACCCCAAGAGCGGCATGGCCGCCAATTTCGGCGCGTCGAACCAGGTGATGGGTGTGCGCGAGACTACGAACTTCCTGGAGAAATTCACCTGGTCGATGGCTATTGCCATCGTGGTTTTGAGCCTTGCGGCTACGTTGGCCATGGACCGCGGTTTGGTCGCCGACAGCAATTTGGAGATTTCGAAGGACGCCAAGGCGCTTCAGGAGCGGGTCATCGAATCCGAGGCCGCCGCTACGATGCCGCAGGCCGAGATTCCCTCTGCCGGACAGACCGAGCAGCAGCAGGCCGAGTAG
- a CDS encoding DUF6377 domain-containing protein: MRNLLSTVLLLAATLAASAQNDLKSVLSQLDATLSHRDSYIAGREQRIESLKNILRKSDFSDAQRYILNQQLIDEYTPYQADSTIDYLYRNIALATRMNDAGHLNESRIQLAYLYSSAGIYLEAANMLKLVDTTALDRRQLVDYYIARHKLNDELQLYSHDSAQGHESWRLTVIYAQLIVENTEPESVTHLNFRLRQAIGARDYPQAVEISERLCSTLQPLSREYAEASYMRALVAELMDDTPTAQVWFARSAMTDIQLAIRDNAALKSLANTLLDDDNIQRAMRYMRIVMDDARFFNSRLRPWQDALALHVIEEAYQVRRQRMDAMYNIFVVSIGCFMLLALGGVVFVLRQNRKLNLARLELQQANNRLNISNKDLQHINKRLAGLNSQISEANEVKEEYIGIFLTMCSEYIDKIIDSRRHVRRLLRDGRVDELRKEYSPTDGDSRELEEFYRNFDTTFLQLYPTFIEDFNSLLDKEARIEPKKGELLTTELRIFALIRLGINDSSKIAALLRYSVSTIYNYRSKIKGHTLVSRDDFEERIKTIGAFSPQHL, from the coding sequence ATGAGAAACCTTCTGTCAACCGTACTGCTGCTCGCCGCAACGCTCGCCGCCTCGGCCCAAAACGACCTGAAAAGCGTGCTTTCACAGCTCGACGCCACCCTTTCGCACCGGGACTCCTACATCGCCGGACGCGAACAGCGGATCGAATCGCTGAAAAACATCCTCCGGAAATCGGATTTCTCGGACGCCCAGCGCTACATCCTCAACCAGCAGCTGATCGACGAATACACCCCCTACCAGGCCGATTCGACCATCGACTACCTCTACCGCAACATCGCCCTGGCGACACGCATGAACGACGCGGGGCACCTCAACGAGAGCCGTATCCAGCTGGCCTACCTGTACAGTTCGGCGGGTATCTACCTCGAAGCGGCGAACATGCTGAAACTGGTCGACACCACGGCGCTGGACCGCAGGCAGCTGGTCGACTACTACATCGCCCGCCACAAACTCAACGACGAACTCCAGCTCTACTCCCACGACTCGGCGCAGGGACACGAATCGTGGCGGCTTACGGTGATCTACGCCCAGCTGATCGTGGAGAACACCGAACCGGAGTCGGTCACGCACCTCAACTTCCGGCTCCGCCAGGCGATCGGCGCCCGCGACTACCCGCAGGCCGTGGAGATTTCCGAACGGCTGTGCAGCACCCTGCAACCCCTTTCGCGCGAATATGCCGAGGCGTCGTACATGCGCGCCCTCGTGGCGGAGCTGATGGACGACACGCCCACGGCGCAGGTGTGGTTCGCACGCTCGGCGATGACCGACATCCAGCTGGCGATCCGCGACAACGCCGCACTGAAAAGTCTCGCCAACACGCTGCTCGACGACGACAACATCCAGCGCGCCATGCGCTACATGCGGATCGTGATGGACGACGCACGGTTCTTCAATTCGCGGCTTCGCCCGTGGCAGGACGCACTGGCGCTGCACGTCATCGAAGAAGCCTACCAGGTCCGGCGGCAGCGGATGGACGCCATGTACAACATCTTCGTCGTGTCGATCGGCTGCTTCATGCTGCTGGCCCTCGGGGGCGTGGTCTTCGTCCTGCGGCAGAACCGCAAGCTGAACCTCGCGCGGCTCGAATTGCAGCAGGCCAACAACCGGCTCAACATCTCGAACAAAGACCTCCAGCACATCAACAAGCGACTGGCAGGACTGAACAGCCAGATTTCAGAGGCCAACGAAGTGAAGGAGGAGTATATCGGCATCTTCCTGACGATGTGCTCGGAGTACATCGACAAGATCATCGACTCGCGCCGCCACGTACGCCGCCTGCTGCGCGACGGCCGCGTCGACGAACTGCGGAAGGAGTACTCCCCGACCGACGGCGACAGCCGCGAACTGGAGGAGTTTTACCGCAACTTCGACACGACGTTCCTGCAACTCTACCCCACGTTCATCGAGGATTTCAACTCCCTGCTGGACAAGGAGGCGCGCATCGAGCCGAAAAAGGGCGAGCTGCTGACGACCGAGCTGCGCATCTTCGCGCTGATCCGGCTGGGCATCAACGACTCGTCGAAAATCGCCGCGCTGCTGCGTTACTCCGTGAGCACGATCTACAACTACCGGTCGAAGATCAAGGGGCACACGCTCGTCTCGCGCGACGATTTCGAGGAGCGGATCAAGACCATCGGGGCTTTCAGTCCGCAGCATCTCTGA
- a CDS encoding SusC/RagA family TonB-linked outer membrane protein: MAHFCKKLQADCRRGWMLALTAMLIVFAPAAFAQSAPTVTGTVTDQSGQPVIGATIIEQGTTNGATTGVDGSYSLKLRGGGNSANLIFQSLGFVSQTVAVNGRTKIDVKLAEDAVALDAVVAIGYGTVKQKDLTTAVSVVKTDDLARRPITSASGALQGKAAGVQVIQPNGSPGQGMVVRVRGASSISSSNDPLYVVDGVPVGEGNYAIAYLSPNEIESMQVLKDASSAAIYGSRAANGVVLITTKQGSRKRGPEISFSTFVGISKVTKSYDVLNARQYRDLMEENGAVSGLPADLTDRTDWFDETYSTGVNQNYQFSVSNGDENSSYYLGGGYTNEKGIINTTSSDRYNVKASFDKKIFKWVSANASTTFSHYTTKGTIISGQGANRAGVVVSAITTPTYAPIWDPENPQQFYNNFYGANLTSPRENMARTDYNQDVTDRLLLSGGLTFYLAKDLTFKSTVSMDRRWVHSSSFLDPIRTSYGRTQHGTASDTRSDDMRMIYDNILTWNKSFDRHSLEVMAGTSATTSVWEQLSGSRSYFSSTNNNAIPNLNGGNNGGVRGQSYGKSEWSIMSYLARVSYNYDSKYLVTANFRADGSSKLAPGHRWGYFPSFSAAWRISGEKFLRDVSWINDLKLRAGWGQTGNQAGLAEYGWMQQYSTNYYDWTLTENAQAVPTVGGRSNIKNEDLTWETSSQTNVGLDFALLNNRLSLSLDYYYKYTKDMLMSVPLPSPYPNITRNDGEMSNQGFEITLSSVNIARKDFNWSTDLNVSLNRNKVEKLNLKQVYYYATTSDATNDNVVRMTPGHPLSMFWGYVSKGVDPETGDLVYEDRNGDGEITPLDKTWIGNANPKFTFGMTNNFSWKGLNLNILITGSYGNDIFNASRIETEGMASANNQTTTVLRRWRIPGQQTDVFRSDNPAWNVKNSSYWVEDGSYLKVKNITLSYDITSPKLKRINITRIQPYISLQNFITWTGYSGYDPEVSQSESATQMGIDWGTYPNVRTVVVGLNLTF; this comes from the coding sequence ATGGCACATTTTTGCAAGAAACTGCAAGCGGACTGCCGGAGAGGGTGGATGCTGGCACTGACGGCGATGCTGATCGTCTTTGCGCCGGCGGCCTTCGCCCAGTCGGCGCCGACAGTGACGGGAACGGTCACCGACCAGTCGGGACAGCCCGTTATCGGAGCCACGATCATCGAGCAGGGAACTACGAACGGCGCTACGACGGGCGTGGACGGCTCTTATTCCCTCAAACTGCGAGGGGGGGGGAATTCTGCTAACCTGATTTTCCAGTCGCTCGGATTCGTTTCGCAAACGGTCGCCGTGAACGGCCGCACGAAGATCGACGTGAAACTCGCCGAAGACGCCGTGGCCCTCGACGCCGTGGTGGCGATCGGTTACGGCACGGTCAAGCAGAAGGACCTCACGACGGCCGTTTCGGTCGTCAAGACCGACGACCTGGCCCGCCGCCCGATCACCTCGGCCTCGGGCGCCCTTCAGGGCAAAGCCGCCGGCGTGCAGGTCATCCAGCCCAACGGCTCGCCCGGACAGGGCATGGTGGTCCGCGTCCGCGGCGCTTCGTCCATCTCGTCGAGCAACGACCCGCTCTATGTGGTCGACGGCGTTCCCGTGGGCGAAGGAAACTACGCCATCGCTTACCTCTCTCCCAACGAAATCGAGTCGATGCAGGTGCTGAAGGACGCCTCGTCGGCCGCCATCTACGGGTCGCGCGCCGCCAACGGCGTGGTGCTCATCACCACCAAGCAGGGCAGCCGGAAACGAGGCCCCGAGATTTCGTTCTCGACCTTCGTCGGCATTTCGAAGGTGACCAAGAGCTACGACGTGCTCAATGCCCGGCAGTACCGCGACCTGATGGAGGAGAACGGCGCCGTGTCGGGGCTTCCGGCCGATCTGACCGACCGGACCGACTGGTTCGACGAAACCTACTCGACGGGCGTCAACCAGAACTACCAGTTCTCGGTCTCCAACGGCGATGAAAACTCGTCCTATTACCTCGGCGGCGGCTACACCAACGAAAAGGGCATCATCAACACCACCTCTTCGGACCGTTACAACGTGAAGGCCAGCTTCGACAAGAAGATTTTCAAATGGGTTTCGGCCAACGCCTCGACGACTTTCTCGCACTACACCACCAAGGGCACGATCATCTCGGGTCAGGGCGCCAACCGCGCCGGCGTGGTGGTGTCGGCCATCACGACCCCGACCTACGCTCCGATCTGGGACCCCGAGAATCCCCAGCAGTTCTACAATAATTTTTACGGCGCCAACCTCACCTCGCCGCGTGAGAACATGGCCCGCACGGATTACAACCAGGATGTCACCGACCGCCTGCTGCTCTCCGGCGGCCTGACGTTCTACCTGGCCAAGGATCTGACCTTCAAGTCGACGGTTTCGATGGACCGCCGCTGGGTCCACTCGTCGTCGTTCCTCGACCCGATCCGCACCTCCTACGGACGGACGCAGCACGGAACCGCCTCGGACACCCGTTCCGACGATATGCGCATGATTTACGACAACATCCTGACCTGGAACAAATCGTTCGACCGCCACAGCCTCGAAGTGATGGCCGGCACGTCGGCCACGACCTCCGTGTGGGAGCAGTTGAGCGGCTCGCGCTCCTATTTCTCCTCGACCAACAACAACGCCATTCCCAACCTGAACGGCGGTAACAACGGCGGCGTCCGCGGCCAGAGCTACGGCAAATCGGAGTGGTCGATCATGTCCTATCTGGCGCGCGTGTCGTACAACTACGACAGCAAGTACCTCGTGACGGCCAATTTCCGCGCCGACGGTTCCTCGAAGCTGGCTCCCGGCCACCGCTGGGGTTACTTCCCCTCGTTCTCGGCCGCGTGGCGTATCTCGGGCGAGAAGTTCCTGCGCGACGTGTCGTGGATCAACGACCTGAAACTGCGCGCCGGCTGGGGACAGACCGGTAACCAGGCGGGTCTGGCGGAGTACGGCTGGATGCAGCAGTACAGCACCAACTACTACGACTGGACGCTGACCGAGAACGCGCAGGCCGTGCCGACGGTCGGCGGTCGCAGCAACATCAAGAACGAGGACCTTACGTGGGAGACCTCTTCGCAGACCAACGTCGGACTCGATTTCGCGCTGCTGAACAACCGTTTGAGCCTCTCGCTCGACTATTACTACAAGTACACCAAGGACATGCTGATGAGCGTGCCTCTGCCCTCGCCCTATCCCAACATCACGCGCAACGACGGCGAGATGTCGAACCAGGGCTTCGAGATCACCCTTTCGTCGGTCAACATCGCCCGGAAGGATTTCAACTGGTCGACCGACCTGAACGTTTCGCTCAACCGCAACAAGGTCGAAAAACTCAACCTGAAGCAGGTATACTACTACGCCACGACCTCCGACGCGACCAACGACAACGTCGTGCGCATGACCCCGGGCCACCCGCTTTCGATGTTCTGGGGCTATGTCTCCAAGGGGGTCGATCCCGAGACGGGCGACCTGGTTTACGAGGACCGCAACGGCGACGGCGAGATCACGCCGCTGGACAAGACCTGGATCGGCAACGCCAATCCCAAGTTCACCTTCGGCATGACCAACAACTTCTCGTGGAAGGGGCTTAACCTGAACATTCTGATCACGGGCTCCTACGGCAACGACATCTTCAACGCCTCGCGCATCGAGACCGAGGGCATGGCCTCGGCCAACAACCAGACCACCACGGTCCTGCGGCGCTGGCGCATTCCGGGCCAGCAGACCGACGTGTTCCGCTCGGACAACCCCGCCTGGAACGTGAAGAATTCGTCCTACTGGGTCGAGGACGGCTCCTACCTCAAGGTGAAGAACATCACCCTGTCGTACGACATCACCTCGCCGAAGCTCAAGCGCATCAACATCACGCGCATCCAGCCTTACATTTCGCTCCAGAACTTCATCACCTGGACCGGCTATTCGGGCTACGATCCCGAGGTGAGCCAGTCGGAAAGCGCCACGCAAATGGGCATCGACTGGGGAACCTATCCCAACGTGCGCACGGTCGTCGTGGGTCTGAATCTTACTTTCTAA
- a CDS encoding RagB/SusD family nutrient uptake outer membrane protein: MKKILLIAAGLSLGVATTSCSLEKFPETMYAENNTSGTGDSETAINTRELLEGQLTAMYNYMKGDLQTYWYQLTTLAEARADNAYGGNMAETKVVSVESNHIDSDNEFASNLWNYSMNAVDYANQVICNIDLVKENDPSLTDKEYQEWLSEALCWRAYIWMNMMQLFGEIPMLTEIPPAINAGNVEEVYPLYFPARVSKQTVGEQIVKDIEEYACKYAPDMDASNKFRITKGFAYGLMARFYSMREFRDWSKVVSACEAVEGMGYSLCDKYGDLWAYTTGDTGMAAMNTRESIFEVQWTSQTSGSWMWMMFHRNAYVPGDSFSWAKWCTPSRNLTKAYDAEGDTERKNASVVYDECGWSYHYPSDEYAFMHKFPTNVTPVYLMRLAEIRLLHAEALANTDDPGGAADIVDEIRGRAGIGKLTAAQRASADLMREAVLHERRLELAMEGFRWFDLMRYGDDYSKLFEICDGVNIKGSASYDSYFQTRRAMNDNRVLMPVPTSVLEDNTNIEQNLGY, from the coding sequence ATGAAAAAGATATTATTAATTGCCGCGGGTCTCTCGCTGGGGGTTGCCACCACGTCGTGCAGCCTTGAGAAATTCCCCGAGACGATGTATGCCGAGAACAACACCTCCGGCACGGGCGACAGCGAGACGGCCATCAACACCCGCGAACTGCTCGAAGGCCAGCTTACGGCCATGTACAACTACATGAAGGGCGATCTCCAGACCTACTGGTATCAGCTGACCACGCTCGCCGAGGCGCGCGCCGACAATGCCTACGGCGGCAACATGGCCGAGACGAAGGTCGTCAGCGTCGAGTCGAACCACATCGACAGCGACAACGAATTCGCCTCGAACCTGTGGAACTACTCGATGAACGCCGTGGACTATGCCAACCAGGTCATCTGCAACATCGATCTGGTGAAGGAGAACGATCCGTCGCTCACCGACAAGGAGTACCAGGAGTGGCTCTCCGAAGCGCTCTGCTGGCGCGCCTATATCTGGATGAACATGATGCAGCTTTTCGGAGAAATCCCGATGCTGACCGAAATCCCGCCCGCCATCAACGCCGGGAACGTCGAGGAGGTCTATCCGCTCTATTTCCCGGCCCGCGTGTCGAAGCAGACCGTCGGCGAGCAGATCGTCAAGGACATCGAGGAGTATGCCTGCAAATACGCCCCCGACATGGACGCTTCGAACAAGTTCCGCATCACCAAGGGCTTCGCCTACGGCCTGATGGCCCGTTTCTACTCCATGCGCGAGTTCCGCGACTGGTCGAAGGTCGTCTCGGCCTGCGAAGCGGTCGAAGGGATGGGGTACAGCCTTTGCGACAAGTACGGCGACCTGTGGGCCTACACCACCGGCGATACGGGCATGGCTGCGATGAACACCCGCGAGTCGATTTTCGAGGTGCAGTGGACCAGCCAGACCTCGGGTTCGTGGATGTGGATGATGTTCCACCGCAACGCCTATGTCCCGGGCGACAGTTTCTCGTGGGCCAAGTGGTGCACGCCGTCGCGTAACCTGACGAAGGCTTACGACGCCGAGGGCGACACCGAGCGCAAGAATGCGTCGGTCGTCTACGACGAATGCGGTTGGTCGTACCACTATCCGAGCGACGAATACGCTTTCATGCACAAGTTCCCGACCAACGTGACCCCGGTTTACCTGATGCGTCTGGCCGAGATCCGGCTCCTGCATGCCGAAGCGCTGGCCAATACGGACGATCCGGGAGGCGCCGCCGACATCGTGGACGAGATCCGCGGCCGCGCCGGCATTGGCAAGCTGACTGCGGCGCAGCGCGCGTCGGCCGACCTGATGCGCGAAGCCGTGCTCCACGAACGCCGTCTGGAACTGGCCATGGAGGGCTTCCGCTGGTTCGACCTGATGCGTTACGGCGACGACTATTCGAAACTGTTCGAAATCTGCGACGGCGTCAACATCAAAGGCTCGGCGTCCTACGACTCCTACTTCCAGACCCGCCGCGCGATGAACGACAACCGCGTGCTGATGCCGGTGCCGACTTCAGTGCTGGAGGATAACACCAACATCGAACAAAACCTGGGCTATTAA
- a CDS encoding glycoside hydrolase family 30 protein encodes MKFTINNNLRLLTCPLLLAGAVCCSSGNDGDTPAPGPGPDPSPVTGDVLAYVTSADGNRLFTEEGLDYSKVSMSPYRVTIDPSTTYQTVDGFGPAITGATCYNLLQMSQADRTAILRKCFDPETGAGFSFIRVHIGGSDFSMDEYTCCDREGIEFFAIPAVEKDGIFPVLKEILEINPEIRIMGSPWSCPKWMKGTVADPSKPYDSWTGGRLNPAYYDDYAEYFVQWVTEMEENGFPIYAITMQNEPLNKGNSMSLYMPWEDQLAFVKKLGPAFRKAGIDTKILCYDHNYNYDNVAGQQNYPLNIYADADAAQWVDGSAWHNYGGSVSELDNIRAAAPDKTIYFTEASIGTWNYNFESCVIDDFESIFLGTLSRYGKGVLLWNLMLDDKGAPNRPGGCTTCYGAIEISSSDYKTLKYNSHYYDLAQCAKVIRPGAVRIGASGYTASGLTYLAFRNPDGSKAFVALNRSAGEQTVAVYENADRSFKYTIPAKSIASFRWGAGAEN; translated from the coding sequence ATGAAATTTACGATCAATAACAACCTGCGCCTGCTGACCTGCCCGCTGCTGCTCGCCGGAGCCGTATGCTGTTCCAGCGGGAACGATGGCGACACGCCGGCTCCCGGTCCTGGCCCCGATCCCTCGCCCGTGACGGGCGATGTTCTCGCCTACGTCACCTCGGCCGACGGCAACCGCCTGTTCACGGAGGAGGGACTCGACTACTCGAAGGTCTCGATGTCGCCCTACCGGGTCACGATCGACCCCTCGACGACCTACCAGACCGTCGACGGTTTCGGCCCGGCCATCACCGGCGCCACGTGCTACAACCTGCTGCAAATGTCGCAGGCCGACCGCACGGCGATCCTCCGGAAGTGCTTCGACCCCGAGACCGGAGCCGGTTTCAGCTTTATCCGCGTGCATATCGGCGGCTCGGACTTCTCGATGGACGAATACACCTGCTGCGACCGGGAGGGCATCGAATTCTTCGCCATTCCCGCCGTGGAGAAGGATGGCATCTTTCCGGTGCTGAAAGAGATTCTGGAGATCAATCCCGAAATCAGGATCATGGGTTCGCCGTGGTCGTGCCCCAAATGGATGAAGGGCACGGTCGCCGACCCCTCGAAACCCTACGATTCGTGGACCGGCGGGCGTCTCAATCCCGCCTATTACGACGATTACGCCGAGTATTTCGTGCAGTGGGTGACCGAGATGGAGGAGAACGGATTCCCGATCTACGCCATCACGATGCAGAACGAGCCGCTGAACAAGGGCAATTCGATGTCGCTCTACATGCCGTGGGAGGACCAGCTGGCCTTCGTCAAGAAACTCGGCCCGGCATTCCGCAAGGCGGGCATCGACACCAAGATCCTCTGCTACGACCACAACTACAACTACGATAACGTCGCCGGCCAGCAGAACTACCCGCTCAACATCTACGCCGACGCCGATGCTGCGCAGTGGGTCGATGGCTCGGCCTGGCACAACTACGGGGGCAGCGTGAGCGAGCTGGACAACATCCGCGCCGCCGCGCCCGACAAGACGATCTACTTCACCGAGGCTTCGATCGGCACGTGGAACTACAATTTCGAGAGCTGCGTGATCGACGACTTCGAGTCGATCTTCCTGGGGACGCTGAGCCGCTACGGCAAAGGGGTTCTGCTGTGGAACCTGATGCTCGACGACAAGGGCGCTCCGAACCGTCCCGGAGGCTGTACGACCTGCTACGGGGCCATCGAGATCAGTTCGTCGGATTACAAGACGCTCAAGTACAACAGCCACTATTACGACCTGGCCCAGTGCGCCAAGGTCATCCGGCCGGGTGCCGTGCGCATCGGCGCGTCGGGTTACACGGCGTCGGGGCTGACCTACCTGGCCTTCCGGAATCCCGACGGATCGAAAGCCTTCGTGGCGCTCAACAGGAGCGCCGGCGAACAGACCGTCGCCGTGTATGAAAACGCCGACCGTTCGTTCAAATACACCATCCCGGCCAAGTCGATCGCCTCGTTCCGCTGGGGCGCCGGAGCCGAAAACTAA